A single Calidifontibacter indicus DNA region contains:
- a CDS encoding urease accessory protein UreF, with amino-acid sequence MDSVSLLLADARLPTGGHAQSGGLEPALLAGLRPDEIEGLLRTRLRTNVPVDAGTAVVVVSTSTVTEVETVVDAWNARVPSEVVRAASYRAARGYLRLGARVGLDARWARRADLPRPVALGLLARHWRLRPTDTARVVCHDEIQTVAAAALKLAPLDPLDTVQWVLQLRPEVDAVVDAVAALTDPDDIPAATAPLLEQWQHTHPTHPRRLFHA; translated from the coding sequence ATGGACTCTGTGTCGTTGCTCCTCGCCGACGCGCGGCTGCCGACCGGCGGCCACGCCCAGTCGGGCGGCCTCGAGCCCGCGCTGCTCGCCGGGCTCCGCCCCGACGAGATCGAAGGGTTGCTGCGCACCCGTCTGCGCACCAACGTGCCGGTCGATGCCGGCACGGCGGTCGTCGTCGTCTCGACCTCCACCGTCACGGAGGTCGAGACGGTCGTCGACGCGTGGAACGCCCGGGTGCCCAGCGAGGTCGTGCGCGCCGCGTCGTACCGCGCCGCGCGCGGCTACCTGCGCCTCGGGGCGCGGGTCGGCCTCGATGCGCGCTGGGCGCGCCGCGCCGACCTGCCGCGTCCGGTGGCCCTTGGGTTGCTGGCCCGGCACTGGCGGTTGCGCCCGACCGACACCGCCCGGGTGGTCTGCCACGACGAGATCCAGACCGTCGCCGCGGCCGCGCTCAAGCTGGCCCCGCTCGACCCGCTCGACACCGTGCAGTGGGTGCTGCAGCTGCGCCCCGAGGTCGACGCCGTGGTCGACGCGGTCGCCGCGCTCACCGACCCCGACGACATCCCTGCCGCCACCGCGCCGCTGCTGGAGCAGTGGCAGCACACCCATCCGACCCACCCCAGGAGGCTCTTCCATGCCTGA
- a CDS encoding urease subunit alpha — MRIDRRKYADLYGATTGDQLRLGDTDLWIEVEDDLTAYLPDGRISHGDEAVFGGGKSIRESMTQGTTTSAQGAPDTVITGVVVLDHAGIVRADVGIKDGRIVALGRAGNPDITDGVHPALQIGPSTDVISGEHKILTAGGIDLHVHFLSHSQVHEALAAGLTTLGGGGTGPSEGSKATTVTPGPWHLRTVLQGLDALPVNLLLMGKGNTTSLPGLREQAAAGAAALKVHEDWGSTPAAIDAALRAADDFGLQVTLHSDSLNEAGYVDSTLRAIGGRTIHAFHTEGAGGGHAPDILSIASHPNVLPGSTNPTLPHTVNTVAEHLDMLMVCHHLNPAVPEDLAFAESRIRATTIAAEDLLHDLGALSMTSSDAQAMGRIGEVITRTWQVAHVMKHRVGRLDGPADNLRARRYVAKYTINPAIAHGIDHLVGSVEAGKLADLVLWSPAFFGVRPELVLKGGTIVRGALGDPNASIPTPQPVLLRPTLTADVAPAVTFVGPLAADVGERYGLRHEVAVVRDTRGTTKADMVLNDACPRIDIDPETFRIAIDGEEVEPDPATDLPLAQRYSLF, encoded by the coding sequence ATGAGGATCGACCGTCGCAAGTACGCCGACCTCTACGGCGCGACCACCGGCGACCAGCTCCGGCTCGGCGACACCGACCTGTGGATCGAAGTGGAGGACGACCTCACCGCGTACCTGCCCGACGGCCGGATCAGCCACGGCGACGAGGCCGTCTTCGGCGGCGGCAAGTCGATCCGCGAGTCGATGACCCAGGGCACCACGACATCGGCGCAGGGCGCTCCCGACACGGTGATCACCGGTGTCGTCGTGCTCGACCACGCCGGCATCGTGCGGGCCGACGTCGGCATCAAGGACGGCCGCATCGTCGCGCTCGGTCGGGCCGGCAACCCCGACATCACCGACGGCGTGCACCCCGCGCTGCAGATCGGCCCGTCGACCGACGTGATCAGCGGCGAGCACAAGATCCTCACCGCCGGCGGCATCGATCTGCACGTGCACTTCCTGTCGCACAGCCAGGTGCACGAGGCGTTGGCCGCCGGGCTGACCACGCTCGGCGGCGGCGGCACCGGGCCGTCCGAAGGATCGAAGGCCACCACCGTCACACCCGGCCCGTGGCACCTGCGCACCGTGCTGCAGGGCCTCGACGCGCTGCCGGTCAACCTGCTGCTGATGGGCAAAGGCAACACCACCTCGCTGCCCGGGCTGCGCGAGCAGGCGGCGGCAGGCGCCGCGGCGTTGAAGGTGCACGAGGACTGGGGTTCGACCCCGGCGGCGATCGACGCCGCGCTGCGGGCGGCCGATGACTTCGGGCTGCAGGTGACCCTGCACAGCGACTCGCTCAACGAGGCGGGTTACGTCGACTCCACCCTGCGCGCGATCGGCGGCCGCACCATCCACGCCTTCCACACCGAGGGCGCGGGCGGCGGCCACGCCCCCGACATCCTGTCGATCGCGTCGCACCCGAACGTGCTACCCGGCTCGACCAACCCGACCCTGCCCCACACCGTCAACACCGTGGCCGAGCACCTCGACATGTTGATGGTCTGCCACCACCTCAACCCCGCGGTGCCGGAGGATCTCGCGTTCGCCGAGTCACGCATCCGGGCCACCACGATCGCGGCCGAAGACCTGCTGCACGACCTCGGTGCGCTGTCGATGACGTCGTCGGACGCCCAGGCGATGGGACGCATCGGCGAGGTGATCACCCGCACCTGGCAGGTGGCCCACGTGATGAAGCACCGGGTCGGCCGCCTCGACGGCCCCGCCGACAACCTGCGCGCCCGCCGCTACGTGGCCAAGTACACGATCAACCCGGCGATCGCCCACGGCATCGACCACCTCGTCGGCTCGGTCGAAGCCGGCAAGCTCGCCGACCTGGTGCTGTGGAGCCCCGCGTTCTTCGGCGTACGGCCCGAGCTCGTGCTCAAGGGCGGCACGATCGTGCGCGGCGCGCTCGGCGACCCGAACGCCTCGATCCCGACGCCACAGCCGGTGCTGCTGCGCCCGACTTTGACGGCGGACGTCGCACCGGCCGTCACCTTCGTCGGTCCGCTCGCGGCCGACGTCGGCGAGCGCTACGGCCTGCGGCACGAGGTGGCCGTGGTGCGCGACACCCGCGGCACCACCAAGGCCGACATGGTGCTCAACGACGCGTGCCCGCGCATCGACATCGACCCCGAAACCTTCCGCATCGCCATCGACGGCGAAGAAGTCGAGCCCGACCCGGCCACCGATCTGCCTCTGGCGCAACGGTATTCGCTGTTCTGA
- a CDS encoding urease subunit gamma: protein MHLMPSDTEKLLLAVAGMVARDRLARGVRLNHPESVALLANWVIERAREGATVADLMERGRTVLSADQVMDGVPAMIHDVQVEATFPDGRKLVTLHDPIQPGSSTEGPGATRPASGDLEINPRPETERITLRLTNTGDRPIQVGSHFHLPDTNPALEFDRAAADGLRLDIPAGTSVRFEPGVSREVGAVTLQGARRVPGLQLRENER, encoded by the coding sequence ATGCACCTCATGCCCTCCGACACCGAGAAGCTGTTGCTGGCCGTGGCCGGCATGGTCGCTCGCGATCGCCTGGCCCGCGGGGTCCGGCTGAACCACCCCGAATCCGTTGCGCTGCTTGCCAACTGGGTGATCGAACGGGCACGAGAAGGCGCGACCGTCGCCGACCTGATGGAGCGCGGCCGCACGGTGCTGAGCGCCGACCAGGTGATGGACGGGGTGCCGGCGATGATCCACGACGTGCAGGTCGAGGCCACCTTCCCCGACGGCCGCAAGCTGGTCACCCTGCACGACCCGATCCAGCCGGGCTCGTCCACCGAAGGGCCCGGCGCCACCCGGCCCGCATCCGGCGACCTGGAGATCAACCCGCGCCCGGAGACCGAACGGATCACGCTGCGACTCACCAACACCGGCGACCGGCCGATCCAGGTCGGCTCGCACTTCCACCTGCCCGACACCAACCCGGCGCTCGAGTTCGACCGCGCCGCGGCCGACGGTCTCCGGCTCGACATCCCGGCCGGCACCTCGGTGCGGTTCGAGCCCGGGGTCTCCCGTGAGGTCGGCGCCGTGACCTTGCAGGGCGCGCGCCGCGTGCCCGGCCTGCAACTGCGGGAGAACGAGCGATGA